One genomic window of Biomphalaria glabrata chromosome 9, xgBioGlab47.1, whole genome shotgun sequence includes the following:
- the LOC106076322 gene encoding uncharacterized protein LOC106076322 isoform X2, whose product MKPTKRKRKLIDQKQVSLKSKNSRHHETKYLKGKPAGQSVPSKFFGKHETQVSEHGEVNLHKHVISCKKNPGHTKFIPIESFCLNHLPKYYRDAELYDLIKVVAELAVRVEVKVTSPRRVEFWPDSDAPYPFYNSVSTKSSRYGSGELMNVIKWAEGAGYDVIGDRYESDSMDCPCCKCQDCGQPSRVWWEFTVLTATHVVFDDVEADQTVCRLFYDTQSSPGTILDHGRIYRSSIREDVCVLSFTTCDNHDLGNLLFGNVENWFKLWQKLQEKFERSRFTFIVSHPHGCPKQVSFGQWVHNYVVDRSSDQRDMSKLTYTTCTCPGSSGAGVFCVGFGEHVHSGSFDTKLNVSGFGFSNWN is encoded by the exons atgaaacctacaaaaagaaaaagaaaattgatagATCAAAAACAG gtttctTTGAAGTCGAAGAATAGCCGCCATCATGAAACTAAATATCTTAAAG GAAAACCTGCCGGTCAGTCTGTACCAAGCAAGTTTTTCG GTAAACATGAAACCCAGGTCTCAGAACACGGAGAGGTCAACTTGCATAAACATGTTATCAGTTGCAAGAAGAACCCAGGTCATACAAAATTCATACCCATCgaatcattttgtttgaatCATCTCCCCAAATATTATCGAGATGCGGAACTTTATGACCTTATCAAAGTAGTCGCTGAACTAGCAGTCCGGGTGGAGGTCAAAGTGACCAGTCCACGTAGAGTAGAGTTTTGGCCAGACTCGGACGCGCCTTACCCATTCTACAACTCTGTGAGTACGAAATCGTCACGCTACGGGAGTGGGGAGTTGATGAATGTCATCAAGTGGGCAGAAGGAGCCGGATATGACGTCATCGGCGATAGGTATGAGTCCGATTCCATGGACTGTCCCTGCTGCAAATGCCAAGACTGCGGTCAGCCCAGCCGTGTGTGGTGGGAGTTCACAGTGCTTACAGCCACTCATGTGGTCTTCGATGACGTGGAGGCTGACCAAACCGTCTGTCGGCTTTTCTATGACACTCAAAGCAGCCCAGGCACCATTCTAGACCACGGGAGGATCTACAGGTCAAGCATTCGTGAAGACGTCTGCGTTTTAAGCTTTACAACTTGTGATAACCACGACCTGGGCAACCTTTTATTCGGGAACGTTGAAAACTGGTTCAAACTTTGGCAGAAGCTGCAAGAGAAGTTTGAACGATCTAGATTCACCTTTATAGTGTCCCACCCCCATGGTTGTCCAAAGCAGGTCAGCTTCGGTCAGTGGGTTCATAATTACGTAGTGGACAGATCCAGTGACCAGAGAGACATGAGCAAGTTGACCTACACCACATGTACATGTCCAGGCAGCAGTGGTGCAGGGGTATTTTGTGTGGGCTTTGGCGAACATGTGCATAGTGGGAGTTTTGACACTAAACTTAATGTCAGTGGCTTTGGTTTTTCTAACTGGAACTAG
- the LOC106076322 gene encoding uncharacterized protein LOC106076322 isoform X1 produces MQKETMKPTKRKRKLIDQKQVSLKSKNSRHHETKYLKGKPAGQSVPSKFFGKHETQVSEHGEVNLHKHVISCKKNPGHTKFIPIESFCLNHLPKYYRDAELYDLIKVVAELAVRVEVKVTSPRRVEFWPDSDAPYPFYNSVSTKSSRYGSGELMNVIKWAEGAGYDVIGDRYESDSMDCPCCKCQDCGQPSRVWWEFTVLTATHVVFDDVEADQTVCRLFYDTQSSPGTILDHGRIYRSSIREDVCVLSFTTCDNHDLGNLLFGNVENWFKLWQKLQEKFERSRFTFIVSHPHGCPKQVSFGQWVHNYVVDRSSDQRDMSKLTYTTCTCPGSSGAGVFCVGFGEHVHSGSFDTKLNVSGFGFSNWN; encoded by the exons ATGCAG aaagaaacaatgaaacctacaaaaagaaaaagaaaattgatagATCAAAAACAG gtttctTTGAAGTCGAAGAATAGCCGCCATCATGAAACTAAATATCTTAAAG GAAAACCTGCCGGTCAGTCTGTACCAAGCAAGTTTTTCG GTAAACATGAAACCCAGGTCTCAGAACACGGAGAGGTCAACTTGCATAAACATGTTATCAGTTGCAAGAAGAACCCAGGTCATACAAAATTCATACCCATCgaatcattttgtttgaatCATCTCCCCAAATATTATCGAGATGCGGAACTTTATGACCTTATCAAAGTAGTCGCTGAACTAGCAGTCCGGGTGGAGGTCAAAGTGACCAGTCCACGTAGAGTAGAGTTTTGGCCAGACTCGGACGCGCCTTACCCATTCTACAACTCTGTGAGTACGAAATCGTCACGCTACGGGAGTGGGGAGTTGATGAATGTCATCAAGTGGGCAGAAGGAGCCGGATATGACGTCATCGGCGATAGGTATGAGTCCGATTCCATGGACTGTCCCTGCTGCAAATGCCAAGACTGCGGTCAGCCCAGCCGTGTGTGGTGGGAGTTCACAGTGCTTACAGCCACTCATGTGGTCTTCGATGACGTGGAGGCTGACCAAACCGTCTGTCGGCTTTTCTATGACACTCAAAGCAGCCCAGGCACCATTCTAGACCACGGGAGGATCTACAGGTCAAGCATTCGTGAAGACGTCTGCGTTTTAAGCTTTACAACTTGTGATAACCACGACCTGGGCAACCTTTTATTCGGGAACGTTGAAAACTGGTTCAAACTTTGGCAGAAGCTGCAAGAGAAGTTTGAACGATCTAGATTCACCTTTATAGTGTCCCACCCCCATGGTTGTCCAAAGCAGGTCAGCTTCGGTCAGTGGGTTCATAATTACGTAGTGGACAGATCCAGTGACCAGAGAGACATGAGCAAGTTGACCTACACCACATGTACATGTCCAGGCAGCAGTGGTGCAGGGGTATTTTGTGTGGGCTTTGGCGAACATGTGCATAGTGGGAGTTTTGACACTAAACTTAATGTCAGTGGCTTTGGTTTTTCTAACTGGAACTAG